In Polynucleobacter sp. MWH-S4W17, a genomic segment contains:
- the hisC gene encoding histidinol-phosphate transaminase gives MTPKIGLKHIHAIAPYVGGRPISEVAREYGLDERKIVKLASNENPLGMPKSAQDAMLKAASDLGRYPDSNGFELKNVLADRLGVPTDWITLGNGSNDILELAARAVAQAGDEVIFSRHAFAVYPLATQAVGAKAIEVAATDIYGHDLPAMLAAIKASGDKAKLVFVANPNNPTGSYLTAKEIEDFLVAVPSNVVVVLDEAYNEYLTPEQRYDAIAWVKRFPNMILSRSFSKAYGLAGLRIGYGVAQPHLTDLLNRIRQPFNVNSLAQAAAIAAFQDKEFLQQGFELNRAGYTQLTKAFDELGLRYLPSAGNFVLVKVGDDDQAGTRINLELLKRGIIVRPVGNYGLPQWLRISIGLPEENAAFIDALKQILS, from the coding sequence ATGACACCCAAGATTGGCTTAAAACATATTCACGCAATTGCCCCTTATGTTGGTGGGCGACCTATTAGTGAAGTTGCGCGCGAGTATGGTTTGGATGAAAGAAAAATTGTGAAGCTGGCTTCTAATGAAAATCCATTGGGCATGCCTAAGTCTGCCCAAGATGCCATGCTTAAGGCTGCGAGTGATTTAGGTCGCTACCCAGATTCCAATGGTTTTGAATTGAAGAATGTTTTGGCTGATCGATTGGGTGTGCCAACTGATTGGATCACCTTGGGTAATGGCAGTAACGATATTTTAGAATTGGCTGCACGTGCAGTAGCACAAGCAGGCGATGAGGTGATCTTCTCAAGGCACGCTTTTGCTGTTTATCCTTTGGCTACCCAGGCTGTTGGCGCCAAGGCAATTGAAGTGGCTGCTACTGATATTTATGGCCACGACCTACCAGCCATGTTGGCGGCAATCAAAGCATCTGGCGACAAGGCGAAGTTGGTGTTTGTGGCTAACCCCAATAATCCTACTGGTAGCTATTTGACGGCTAAAGAGATTGAAGACTTTTTAGTTGCAGTTCCGTCTAATGTAGTTGTTGTACTTGATGAAGCCTATAACGAGTACCTCACGCCTGAGCAACGCTACGATGCAATTGCTTGGGTAAAGCGCTTCCCTAATATGATTTTGTCGCGCAGCTTCTCCAAGGCTTATGGCTTGGCCGGTCTGCGCATTGGTTATGGCGTTGCACAACCCCACTTAACTGATCTTCTGAATCGAATTCGTCAGCCGTTTAATGTAAATAGTTTGGCTCAGGCTGCTGCTATTGCAGCCTTTCAGGACAAAGAATTTTTGCAGCAAGGTTTTGAGCTCAATCGCGCTGGCTATACCCAGCTCACCAAAGCTTTCGATGAACTAGGTTTACGCTATCTGCCCTCTGCAGGCAACTTTGTTCTTGTCAAAGTGGGTGATGATGACCAAGCTGGTACTCGTATTAATTTGGAATTACTTAAGCGCGGCATCATCGTTCGTCCAGTGGGTAACTATGGTTTGCCACAGTGGTTACGCATCTCGATTGGTTTGCCAGAAGAAAATGCAGCATTCATTGATGCTTTAAAACAAATACTTTCCTAA
- the rpsA gene encoding 30S ribosomal protein S1, giving the protein MSESFAELFEESLTRSNMKTGQVISAEVLRIDHNFVVVNAGLKSEAFIPVEEFHNDAGEIEVAPGDFVSVAIDALENGYGDTILSRDKAKRLASWMNLEKALEQAEIVTGTVTGKVKGGLTVMVNGIRAFLPGSLVDTRPIKDTSPYEGKTMEFKVIKLDRKRNNVVLSRRAVVEASQGEERAKLMSNLKEGAVVTGLVKNITDYGAFVDLGGIDGLLHITDLAWRRVRHPSEMLTVGQEVTAKILKFDQEKNRVSLGVKQLGDDPWVGIARRYPPNTRLFGKVTNLTDYGAFVEIESGIEGLVHVSEMDWTNKNVAPSKATALGTEVEVMVLDIDEDKRRISLGIKQCKANPWEEFSRAQQKGDKLTGAIKSITDFGVFIGLPGGIDGLVHLSDLSWNEPGEEAVKKYKKGDEVEATVLAIDVEKERISLGIKQLSGDPFNNYTSVSDKGSLVTGTVKAVDAKGATIHLADEVEAYLRASEISTDRVEDARNVLKEGDSVTAMIINIDRKSRVINLSIKAKDSSDQQDAMSKLQGDAQSGTTNLGALLKAKLDNQG; this is encoded by the coding sequence ATGTCTGAATCATTTGCAGAATTATTTGAAGAATCATTAACCCGATCGAATATGAAGACCGGCCAAGTTATTTCGGCTGAAGTTCTTCGCATCGACCATAACTTCGTCGTTGTTAACGCTGGCTTAAAGTCTGAAGCGTTTATTCCTGTTGAAGAATTCCATAACGACGCTGGCGAGATTGAAGTAGCTCCTGGCGATTTCGTTTCTGTTGCTATTGACGCTCTTGAGAACGGCTATGGCGACACCATCCTTTCCCGTGATAAAGCGAAACGCTTGGCATCATGGATGAACTTGGAAAAAGCGCTTGAGCAAGCGGAGATCGTTACCGGTACTGTTACTGGTAAGGTTAAAGGCGGCTTGACTGTAATGGTTAACGGTATCCGCGCATTCTTGCCTGGATCACTCGTTGATACACGTCCAATCAAAGACACCAGCCCTTACGAAGGTAAGACGATGGAGTTCAAGGTTATCAAGCTTGACCGTAAGCGTAACAACGTAGTGTTGTCACGTCGTGCAGTGGTTGAAGCTAGCCAAGGTGAAGAGCGTGCTAAGTTGATGTCTAATCTTAAAGAAGGCGCAGTAGTTACTGGCCTCGTTAAGAACATCACCGATTACGGTGCGTTCGTTGACCTGGGCGGTATCGATGGCCTCTTGCACATCACTGACTTGGCATGGCGTCGTGTGCGTCACCCAAGTGAGATGTTGACTGTTGGTCAAGAAGTTACCGCGAAGATTTTGAAGTTTGATCAAGAAAAGAACCGTGTTTCACTCGGCGTGAAACAGCTTGGTGATGATCCATGGGTTGGTATCGCTCGTCGTTACCCACCAAACACCCGTTTATTCGGCAAAGTAACTAACTTGACTGATTACGGCGCATTCGTTGAAATCGAATCTGGTATTGAAGGTTTGGTACACGTTTCTGAAATGGACTGGACTAACAAGAACGTTGCTCCAAGCAAAGCTACTGCATTAGGAACTGAAGTTGAAGTAATGGTTCTGGACATTGATGAAGACAAGCGTCGTATCAGCTTGGGCATCAAGCAGTGCAAAGCTAATCCATGGGAAGAGTTCTCACGTGCCCAACAAAAAGGCGATAAGTTAACTGGCGCAATCAAGTCTATTACTGACTTTGGTGTGTTCATTGGCTTGCCTGGCGGCATCGACGGTTTAGTTCACCTTTCAGACCTTTCATGGAATGAGCCAGGTGAAGAAGCTGTTAAGAAATACAAAAAAGGTGATGAAGTTGAAGCCACTGTATTGGCAATTGATGTTGAGAAAGAGCGTATCTCTCTCGGTATTAAGCAATTGTCTGGCGACCCATTCAACAACTACACATCTGTCAGCGACAAGGGTAGCCTCGTTACTGGTACTGTGAAGGCTGTTGATGCTAAGGGTGCAACAATTCACTTGGCTGATGAAGTTGAAGCTTACTTACGTGCTTCTGAGATCTCAACCGATCGCGTTGAAGATGCACGCAATGTATTGAAAGAAGGCGACAGCGTTACTGCAATGATCATTAATATTGATCGCAAGTCACGTGTTATCAATCTTTCAATTAAGGCAAAAGACAGCTCTGATCAACAAGATGCAATGAGCAAGCTCCAAGGTGATGCGCAGTCTGGCACAACCAATTTGGGCGCTTTGTTAAAAGCAAAATTGGACAATCAAGGCTAA
- a CDS encoding prephenate dehydrogenase/arogenate dehydrogenase family protein — protein sequence MTIINPASNYGTVTIVGVGLIGASLGLALKRAGVVTQVLGVGRSKENLEQAQKMGAIDGVVDLVEAAKQSDVIVLCVPVAQMRAAFEEMEPHLEPRTMITDAGSTKGDVILAAKEVLGKKACQFVPAHPIAGGAQHGAAAAKADLFQGKQAIICPLQENSPEDTALITGFWESVGSEVKKIGVVQHDAIYAAVSHLPHLLSYALMASVVNSEDAEQKLSHVGAGFKDFTRIASSSPEMWRDICLGNRTAILKELDQYLLIVNHMRKLVAEGDGAGLEKLFNKASKARQDLDVL from the coding sequence ATGACCATCATTAATCCAGCAAGCAATTACGGTACCGTCACCATCGTTGGAGTTGGTTTGATTGGCGCCTCTTTGGGTTTAGCGCTAAAGCGGGCTGGCGTAGTAACTCAGGTTTTAGGCGTTGGTCGCAGTAAAGAAAATTTAGAGCAAGCGCAAAAGATGGGTGCGATTGATGGTGTGGTGGATTTGGTTGAGGCAGCAAAACAATCTGATGTGATTGTGCTTTGCGTACCGGTAGCTCAAATGCGCGCTGCCTTTGAGGAGATGGAGCCGCATCTTGAGCCTCGCACCATGATTACTGATGCTGGTAGCACTAAGGGTGACGTCATCCTGGCTGCTAAAGAAGTATTGGGCAAGAAGGCTTGTCAATTTGTGCCAGCACATCCGATTGCAGGAGGTGCACAGCATGGCGCTGCGGCTGCTAAAGCGGATTTATTTCAAGGCAAGCAAGCCATTATTTGTCCTTTGCAGGAAAACTCACCTGAAGATACCGCCTTGATCACTGGCTTTTGGGAATCTGTTGGTTCTGAGGTGAAAAAGATTGGTGTCGTGCAGCACGATGCGATTTACGCTGCTGTTTCTCATCTCCCACATCTACTGTCATATGCCTTAATGGCTAGCGTGGTGAACTCAGAAGATGCTGAGCAAAAGTTGAGCCATGTTGGTGCTGGTTTTAAAGATTTCACACGCATTGCTTCATCCAGCCCAGAGATGTGGCGCGATATTTGCTTGGGTAATCGCACCGCCATCCTAAAGGAATTAGATCAATATCTATTGATCGTCAACCACATGCGCAAACTCGTTGCTGAAGGTGATGGCGCAGGTTTGGAAAAATTATTCAACAAGGCGAGCAAAGCACGTCAAGACTTGGACGTCCTTTAA
- the serC gene encoding 3-phosphoserine/phosphohydroxythreonine transaminase, with protein MTFDRRIFNFAAGPATLPEEVLKQAADEMLNWRGLGTSVMEISHRSKEFMEVYEEVVQDLRTLMNIPDNYEILLLQGGGLGQNAAIPMNLMPLAKNGPRADYIVTGVWSDKSYKEAQKYGAANLAASSAAEKFNTIPARSTWKLSGDAAYVLYCANETIGGVEFPDVPDVGDVPLVADISSNILSKEMNVSKCAVWFGGAQKNIGPSGVTIVIVRKDLIGHSMGITPTIWDWAVQASTQSMINTPPTFSIYMAGLGFKWLLKQGGVKAIEKRNQEKADLLYNFLDQSSLYENRVTKEYRSRMNVTFFLKDENQNAEFLAQSNAAGLVALRGHKAAGGMRASIYNAMPIEGVKALVEFMRDFERRA; from the coding sequence ATGACTTTTGACCGCCGCATTTTCAATTTCGCTGCGGGGCCCGCTACTTTGCCTGAAGAGGTGCTGAAGCAGGCTGCCGATGAAATGCTCAATTGGCGTGGGCTCGGTACGAGCGTGATGGAGATCAGTCACCGCAGTAAAGAGTTCATGGAAGTGTATGAAGAGGTGGTGCAAGATTTGCGCACCCTCATGAATATTCCTGATAATTATGAAATTTTGCTCTTACAAGGCGGTGGTCTTGGACAAAATGCAGCCATCCCCATGAACCTGATGCCTTTGGCCAAGAACGGACCGAGGGCGGATTACATCGTTACTGGCGTGTGGTCAGACAAATCCTATAAAGAAGCGCAGAAGTATGGCGCTGCAAATTTAGCCGCCTCTTCAGCCGCAGAAAAATTCAATACCATTCCGGCAAGATCAACTTGGAAGTTATCTGGTGATGCTGCTTATGTTCTCTACTGTGCCAATGAAACGATTGGTGGTGTTGAGTTCCCAGACGTGCCGGATGTTGGTGATGTTCCACTAGTTGCGGATATCTCTAGCAATATCCTTTCTAAAGAGATGAATGTAAGCAAGTGCGCCGTTTGGTTTGGTGGTGCGCAAAAGAATATCGGCCCTTCTGGCGTGACGATTGTGATTGTGCGTAAGGATTTAATTGGTCATAGCATGGGCATTACTCCCACGATTTGGGATTGGGCTGTGCAGGCCAGTACACAGTCGATGATCAATACGCCGCCGACATTTTCGATCTATATGGCTGGCCTAGGCTTTAAGTGGCTGCTTAAGCAAGGCGGAGTGAAGGCCATTGAAAAGCGCAATCAAGAAAAAGCGGATTTACTCTATAACTTCTTAGATCAAAGTAGCTTGTATGAGAATCGTGTCACCAAAGAATATCGCTCACGCATGAACGTGACTTTCTTCTTAAAAGATGAGAACCAGAATGCAGAGTTTTTGGCGCAATCAAACGCAGCTGGCTTGGTTGCCTTGCGTGGCCATAAAGCTGCAGGCGGTATGCGTGCCAGCATCTATAACGCAATGCCAATTGAGGGTGTAAAAGCCTTAGTTGAATTTATGCGCGACTTTGAAAGGCGGGCTTAA
- the cmk gene encoding (d)CMP kinase: MSPSPVIAIDGPTASGKGTIASLVAEKLGFHYLDSGALYRLVALASEKQRIDVKNGSELGLLVPKLLISFKNGQIFLNGEDVTDAIRTENIGLRASALAVHPEVRSALVGLQRGFRQSPGLVADGRDMASVIFPDAVLKVFLTATAAARAERRYKQLIAKGISAKLEDLLQDLQERDARDSSRGTAPLLVADGAKVLETSDLSIDQAVKTVLDWYQSTIA, encoded by the coding sequence ATGAGTCCTTCACCAGTCATCGCAATTGACGGACCTACCGCCTCTGGTAAAGGTACTATTGCCTCACTCGTTGCAGAAAAGCTGGGCTTTCATTATTTGGATAGTGGCGCGCTCTACCGCTTAGTGGCTTTAGCCAGCGAAAAACAGAGAATTGACGTTAAAAATGGCTCAGAACTTGGACTTTTAGTCCCTAAATTATTGATTTCATTCAAAAATGGGCAGATTTTTCTGAATGGCGAGGATGTCACAGATGCTATTCGCACTGAAAATATAGGATTAAGGGCCTCCGCTTTAGCCGTCCACCCTGAGGTGAGATCTGCTTTAGTGGGCCTGCAGCGCGGTTTTCGCCAATCTCCTGGGCTGGTAGCCGATGGCAGGGATATGGCAAGTGTCATATTCCCAGACGCTGTTTTGAAGGTTTTCTTGACTGCAACGGCAGCTGCCAGAGCCGAACGTCGCTATAAGCAATTGATAGCTAAGGGAATTTCTGCTAAACTTGAGGACTTGCTGCAAGATTTGCAGGAGCGCGATGCCAGAGATAGTAGTCGAGGTACCGCACCCTTGTTAGTTGCAGATGGTGCGAAAGTGCTTGAAACATCAGATTTATCTATAGATCAAGCAGTTAAGACGGTTTTGGATTGGTATCAATCAACAATCGCCTAG
- the pheA gene encoding prephenate dehydratase encodes MSTEEQRLAPLREKIDTLDAQILDLLTQRAQAAQEVGHVKGGFSSPVFRPERERQVVARLQEINNGPLLSDGIAAIWREVMSACRALEARQTIAYLGPVGTFSEQAAQTYFGHSIAGLPCASLDEVFKAVEKGAAQFGVVPVENSSEGAISRTLDLLLDSSMRISGEVVLPIRHHLLTKSGKLDGVTTVCAHAQALAQCQQWLSVHAPQLKRQAVSSNAEAARMAASDPTLAAIAGDPAQEAYGLQAVAAQIQDDPHNRTRFVVVGNYACQPTGKDQTSLVLSVDNQPGAVHRLLAPLARHGVSMNRFESRPARKGTWEYHFYIDIAGHADDAKVVKALEELKGVAAFYKNLGSYPHST; translated from the coding sequence ATGAGTACTGAAGAACAGCGCTTAGCGCCCTTGCGGGAAAAAATTGACACGCTCGATGCGCAGATCTTGGATTTACTCACCCAGCGTGCACAAGCTGCGCAAGAAGTAGGCCATGTTAAAGGCGGATTCTCATCACCAGTATTTCGTCCTGAGCGTGAGCGCCAAGTTGTAGCACGCCTTCAAGAGATTAATAATGGCCCATTACTTTCAGATGGTATTGCTGCTATCTGGCGCGAAGTGATGTCTGCATGTAGAGCTTTGGAAGCTCGCCAAACCATTGCTTACCTTGGTCCAGTAGGAACATTTTCTGAGCAAGCAGCACAAACCTATTTTGGTCATTCCATCGCTGGCTTACCTTGCGCCAGTTTGGATGAAGTTTTTAAAGCGGTAGAAAAGGGCGCGGCACAATTTGGCGTAGTGCCTGTTGAGAACTCTAGTGAAGGTGCGATTTCTCGCACGTTGGATTTATTGCTTGACTCTTCTATGCGTATTAGCGGCGAAGTCGTATTGCCAATTCGTCATCACTTATTGACTAAGAGTGGCAAGCTTGATGGTGTAACGACCGTTTGCGCTCATGCTCAAGCATTGGCTCAGTGCCAGCAATGGTTAAGTGTGCATGCTCCACAATTAAAGCGTCAAGCAGTGAGTAGTAATGCGGAGGCTGCTCGCATGGCGGCAAGTGATCCTACTCTGGCTGCAATTGCTGGCGATCCTGCTCAAGAAGCTTATGGCTTGCAAGCAGTGGCTGCACAGATTCAGGATGATCCACACAATCGTACCCGTTTTGTTGTGGTCGGTAACTACGCCTGCCAGCCAACCGGTAAAGATCAGACCTCTTTAGTGCTCTCTGTTGATAACCAGCCTGGTGCCGTCCATCGTTTATTGGCGCCTTTGGCAAGGCATGGCGTCTCTATGAATCGCTTCGAATCTCGTCCTGCACGCAAAGGTACTTGGGAGTATCACTTCTATATTGATATAGCTGGCCATGCAGATGATGCGAAAGTAGTGAAGGCGCTTGAAGAGTTAAAAGGGGTTGCAGCGTTCTATAAGAACCTTGGCTCTTATCCTCACTCTACTTAA
- the gyrA gene encoding DNA gyrase subunit A, protein MEQAAKETLPISLEDEMRRSYLDYAMSVIVGRALPDVRDGLKPVHRRVLFAMYELNNDWNRAYKKSARIVGDVIGKYHPHGDSAVYDTIVRMAQDFSLRYMLVDGQGNFGSVDGDNAAAMRYTEIRLRKIAHELLADLDKETVDFGPNYDGSEKEPLILPAKVPNLLINGSSGIAVGMATNIPPHNLDEVVTACLHVLHNPECTIDELIEIIPAPDFPTAGIIYGVQGVREGYRTGRGRVVMRAKTHFEDLDKGARQAIIVDELPYQVNKKNLLERIAELVNEKKVEGISDLRDESDKSGMRVVIELKRGEVPEVVLNNLYKSTQLQDNFGMNMVALVDNQPRLLNLKQMLEYFLQHRREVVTRRTIFELRKARDRGHVLEGLAVALANIDEFIALIKAAANPVIAKQELMGKAWDSSMVREMLARAETDTPGGRNAYRPEGLLPEYGMQTTGLYRLSDSQAQEILQMRLQRLTGLEQDKIVNEYKEVMSEISDLLDLLAKPERVTQVIESELKEVQAEFGIAGGDTGRRSFIEMNATELFTEDLITPQDMVVTLSNTGYMKSQPLSEYRAQKRGGRGKQAAATKNEDWIDTLFVANTHDIILCFSDRGRMYWLKVWEVPQGSRTSRGKPIVNMFPLIEGEKITVILPIKGYQDDHYVFMATSLGTVKKTRLSDFSNPRKAGIIAVDLNENDFLVGAAITDGQHDVMLFSDAGKAVRFDENDVRPMGRTARGVRGMNLGEGHQVIAMLVAPAEAAEGVEEAVVDANGIAIPSSVLTATENGYGKRTPIAEYTRHGRGTKGMIAIQTSERNGKVVAAALVSPEDQIMLITTGGILVRTRVSEIREMGRATQGVTLINVDEGTRLSGLQRIAESDSDEEVDADGAEEGDVSADPTTDSNDDTAGDA, encoded by the coding sequence ATGGAACAAGCCGCTAAAGAAACACTACCAATATCCCTCGAAGACGAAATGCGGCGGTCCTATTTGGACTACGCAATGAGCGTCATCGTCGGCAGAGCCCTGCCAGACGTGCGTGACGGCCTCAAGCCGGTTCACCGCCGGGTCTTATTCGCAATGTATGAATTAAACAACGATTGGAACCGAGCTTACAAAAAATCTGCCCGCATAGTTGGCGATGTAATCGGTAAATACCATCCGCACGGTGATTCTGCGGTGTATGACACGATCGTTCGGATGGCCCAGGACTTCTCTCTGCGCTATATGCTGGTTGATGGGCAGGGTAACTTTGGCTCCGTAGATGGCGATAACGCTGCTGCAATGCGCTATACCGAGATCCGTCTCCGCAAGATAGCTCATGAGCTTTTGGCCGATTTGGACAAGGAAACTGTCGATTTTGGGCCGAATTACGACGGTAGCGAGAAAGAACCCTTGATTCTGCCTGCCAAAGTGCCTAATTTGCTCATAAATGGCAGTTCTGGCATTGCTGTAGGTATGGCGACCAATATCCCCCCTCATAACCTCGATGAGGTGGTTACAGCCTGTTTGCACGTGCTGCACAACCCTGAATGCACAATTGATGAGCTCATTGAGATCATCCCAGCCCCGGATTTCCCAACCGCCGGCATCATTTATGGCGTTCAAGGGGTTCGCGAGGGTTATCGCACTGGCCGCGGCCGTGTGGTTATGCGCGCTAAGACTCACTTTGAAGATTTGGATAAGGGCGCGCGTCAAGCCATCATTGTTGATGAGTTGCCGTACCAGGTAAATAAAAAGAACTTGCTCGAGCGCATCGCTGAGTTAGTGAATGAGAAAAAAGTAGAAGGCATTTCTGATTTACGTGATGAATCAGATAAATCCGGTATGCGCGTTGTTATCGAATTGAAGCGCGGTGAAGTGCCTGAAGTTGTTCTCAATAATTTATATAAGAGTACACAGCTCCAAGATAACTTCGGTATGAACATGGTGGCATTGGTAGATAACCAACCACGCTTGTTGAACTTGAAGCAGATGCTTGAGTACTTCTTGCAGCATCGTCGTGAAGTAGTGACACGTCGTACGATTTTTGAATTGCGTAAAGCACGTGATCGTGGCCATGTCTTAGAAGGCTTGGCTGTTGCATTGGCAAACATCGATGAGTTCATTGCGCTTATTAAAGCTGCTGCGAACCCTGTGATTGCTAAGCAAGAATTGATGGGCAAAGCTTGGGATTCATCGATGGTGCGTGAGATGTTGGCACGTGCTGAGACAGATACGCCAGGCGGCCGTAACGCCTATCGCCCAGAAGGATTGTTGCCTGAGTATGGTATGCAAACTACTGGCTTATATCGTCTCTCCGATAGTCAGGCGCAAGAAATTTTGCAGATGCGCTTGCAACGCTTGACTGGTCTTGAGCAAGACAAGATTGTTAACGAATACAAAGAAGTGATGTCAGAGATTTCTGACTTACTTGATTTGTTAGCAAAGCCAGAGCGTGTCACTCAAGTGATCGAATCCGAGTTGAAAGAAGTTCAAGCGGAGTTTGGTATTGCTGGTGGCGACACAGGTCGTCGCTCATTCATTGAGATGAATGCCACTGAACTCTTCACAGAAGATTTGATTACACCGCAAGACATGGTGGTGACGCTTTCAAATACTGGTTACATGAAGAGTCAGCCACTGAGTGAATACCGCGCACAAAAACGTGGTGGTCGCGGCAAGCAAGCTGCAGCCACTAAGAATGAAGATTGGATTGATACACTTTTCGTTGCGAACACCCATGACATTATTTTGTGCTTCTCCGATCGCGGTCGGATGTATTGGCTCAAAGTTTGGGAAGTGCCGCAAGGTAGTCGCACCTCTCGTGGCAAGCCAATCGTCAATATGTTCCCGTTAATTGAAGGCGAGAAGATCACTGTGATTCTGCCAATTAAGGGCTATCAAGATGATCATTACGTCTTTATGGCTACTAGCCTGGGCACTGTGAAGAAGACTCGCTTGTCGGATTTCTCAAATCCACGTAAGGCCGGCATTATTGCGGTTGACTTGAATGAAAACGACTTCTTAGTTGGTGCGGCGATTACTGATGGTCAGCACGACGTCATGTTGTTCTCTGACGCCGGTAAAGCAGTGCGCTTTGATGAGAATGATGTTCGCCCAATGGGTCGTACCGCACGCGGTGTGCGTGGCATGAACTTAGGCGAAGGTCATCAAGTGATCGCTATGTTGGTTGCTCCCGCAGAAGCAGCAGAAGGCGTTGAAGAGGCTGTGGTGGATGCAAACGGCATTGCAATTCCAAGTAGCGTATTGACGGCTACAGAGAATGGTTACGGTAAGCGTACGCCAATCGCTGAATATACGCGTCATGGTCGCGGTACGAAGGGCATGATTGCCATTCAGACTTCAGAGCGTAACGGTAAGGTGGTTGCTGCTGCCTTGGTATCTCCAGAGGATCAAATTATGTTGATCACTACTGGCGGCATCTTGGTACGTACTCGTGTTTCTGAAATCCGCGAAATGGGACGGGCCACTCAAGGCGTTACCTTGATCAACGTTGATGAAGGCACTCGCTTATCAGGCTTACAGCGTATTGCTGAGAGCGATTCGGACGAAGAGGTTGATGCTGATGGCGCAGAAGAAGGTGATGTATCTGCTGATCCAACAACCGACTCTAATGACGATACGGCAGGTGACGCTTAA
- the aroA gene encoding 3-phosphoshikimate 1-carboxyvinyltransferase has translation MSGLPDISIGPFQLAQGSIVLPGSKSISNRALLLAALSSGTTTLKNLLDADDTQVMRNALRQLGLSVTDKDDKVCVVEGCGGKFPVQDADLFMGNAGTAIRPLTAALAMQGGNYRLSGVARMHERPIRDLVDGLRQVGAKIDYELAEGYPPIKISAAAIQIKDVVKVRGDVSSQFLTALLMALPLVAIEPVRIEVIGELISRPYIDITLKLMARFGVTVACPDKQSFIIPAKHSDVVYKSPGQLSVEGDASSASYFLALGAIGGGPVKVLGVGKDSIQGDVAFADALALMGAKINAGEDWIEVSGVKNANGKLNGITIDCTEIPDAAMTLAVAALFAEGPTRLNNIASWRVKETDRIAAMAKELKKVGAIVEEGVDYIVVQAPALPSDWKSPIEGIDTYDDHRMAMCFSLAAFGPNALKINDPNCVAKTFPTYFAEFAKVVS, from the coding sequence ATGAGCGGTTTACCAGATATTAGTATTGGGCCATTTCAGCTAGCGCAAGGCTCGATTGTGTTGCCTGGTTCCAAAAGCATCTCTAATCGTGCGCTATTGCTTGCAGCCCTTTCTTCCGGCACAACTACGCTTAAGAATTTATTGGATGCCGACGATACCCAGGTAATGCGTAATGCTTTGCGTCAGCTCGGCTTATCTGTGACGGACAAAGACGACAAGGTATGTGTCGTTGAGGGTTGTGGTGGCAAGTTTCCAGTACAGGACGCAGACCTCTTTATGGGTAATGCTGGCACTGCGATTCGTCCTTTAACTGCTGCACTTGCAATGCAGGGTGGCAATTACCGCTTATCTGGTGTTGCGCGTATGCATGAGAGACCCATTCGGGATTTGGTGGATGGTTTACGTCAAGTGGGCGCAAAGATCGACTATGAATTAGCGGAAGGTTATCCACCGATCAAAATATCAGCAGCAGCGATTCAGATTAAAGATGTCGTTAAAGTGCGCGGCGATGTATCAAGTCAATTCTTAACTGCATTACTCATGGCTTTGCCTCTGGTTGCGATAGAGCCGGTGCGTATTGAAGTGATTGGTGAGCTCATCTCACGCCCGTATATCGATATCACTTTGAAGTTGATGGCGCGCTTTGGCGTAACGGTTGCTTGTCCTGATAAGCAGTCATTCATTATTCCTGCAAAACATTCTGATGTGGTTTACAAAAGTCCAGGTCAGTTATCCGTAGAGGGTGATGCTTCTTCTGCCTCCTACTTTTTGGCTCTAGGCGCCATAGGTGGTGGCCCAGTTAAGGTATTAGGGGTTGGCAAAGATAGTATTCAAGGCGATGTGGCATTTGCCGATGCGCTTGCGCTGATGGGTGCAAAAATTAATGCAGGCGAAGATTGGATTGAAGTGTCTGGCGTGAAAAATGCCAATGGCAAACTCAACGGCATCACGATTGATTGCACTGAAATTCCGGATGCAGCGATGACCTTGGCTGTGGCTGCATTGTTTGCAGAAGGCCCAACACGTTTAAATAATATTGCTAGCTGGCGCGTTAAAGAAACAGATCGCATTGCGGCAATGGCGAAAGAATTGAAAAAAGTTGGTGCAATCGTTGAAGAAGGTGTTGACTACATTGTTGTGCAAGCTCCTGCATTACCCAGTGACTGGAAGTCTCCGATTGAAGGTATTGATACCTATGATGACCATCGTATGGCCATGTGTTTCTCACTTGCTGCATTTGGCCCAAATGCGCTCAAGATCAATGATCCTAATTGCGTAGCAAAAACCTTCCCGACCTATTTCGCAGAATTTGCGAAAGTAGTTAGCTAA